Proteins from one Podospora pseudoanserina strain CBS 124.78 chromosome 1, whole genome shotgun sequence genomic window:
- a CDS encoding hypothetical protein (EggNog:ENOG503NYRQ; COG:K) — translation MATDMAATIATDVATSSIAAGLGCVIMSESSFSATPTDDSSTAASLSSTPPTSCTPDSMSLASEPDATKPASMADATIEAVIPILENEAAADDSQQPGELSPVGQAIVVAEPLPSTESLSTGRPRRARASLPVYNLSQLSGTDKRRRRVAGQGVQENRRRTIAGDAGSEADANRSTGIDVLALSGSVSGTNTPKGARISSKTKPIPVQAPIVTRRATRQSGAPVETLATKVAALGRKGRKSAQSLGRISRELMRLQDTNEFAHIDTRPVKYTVWSNGKYVDVDPAAEPPRKKTKVDEKPKTETSKERATTEPSEPVRPPVKQRRVKQWHRKGLYAGQETPTDITQGLTTQEKKQLAQIPELLKPVKANKTLPLPMYNGLRMLIHGRDFKLPFDVCNPLPPGQPKPPAYRTIAKNRFVGDAAAYWKKSPHFEDFSSKCVCKPEDGCAEDCQNRIMLYECDDTNCNAGREFCQNRAFQDLQERTKKGGRFRVGVEVLKTSDRGYGVRSTRCFEPNQIIMEYTGEIITEEECERRMNEKYKDNECYYLMSFDQNMIIDATTGSMARFVNHSCSPNCRMIKWIVSGQPRMALFAGDKPIMTGDELTYDYNFDPFSAKNVQKCLCGSANCRGVLGPKPKEVKPPKPVKQEKKTARGSIKAGKRKLKELLVGAEDEASGGNAAKKRKVQPAAGVKKTLTATAKGAAKTAAAKGKGLARGVSKSASTAIKRSVSGTISLGASALKSTKGAGVKKTTTTTQRKVTSVGLTKTFGKRGVKTTTTTKIKLSAKSTSSKATIVAAGPKPTPKKPAAGAKGSTPASASAASARKRTPSRKALEASTPDAGNTPVKGTSASSDVKAKVATTTTTTAAVKLKQTKIKFVPKANAVAAAE, via the exons ATGGCGACAGATATGGCTGCAACCATAGCAACCGATGTAGCGACATCTTCAATTGCTGCTGGACTCGGATGCGTGATCATGTCCGAgtccagcttctcggccaCGCCGACGGACGATTCTTCCACTGCCGCTTCTCTGAGCTCGACACCGCCCACCTCGTGTACTCCGGACAGCATGTCTCTCGCTTCCGAACCCGATGCCACCAAGCCGGCAAGCATGGCCGACGCGACGATCGAAGCTGTCATTCCTATTCTCGAAAATGAAGCTGCCGCCGACGATAGCCAGCAGCCAGGCGAACTGAGCCCGGTGGGACAGGCCATAGTGGTGGCTGAACCGCTCCCTTCGACCGAGTCCCTGTCCACTGGTCGCCCACGACGCGCCCGTGCCAGTTTGCCGGTCTACAATTTGTCTCAGTTGAGTGGCACCGACAAGCGAAGGCGACGCGTCGCGGGGCAAGGTGTGCAAGAAAACCGGCGCAGGACTATTGCAGGGGACGCCGGTAGCGAGGCGGATGCAAACAGGTCGACAGGCATTGACGTGCTGGCGCTCAGCGGCTCCGTCTCGggcaccaacacccccaaagGTGCTAGAATCTCTTCGAAAACGAAACCGATCCCGGTCCAGGCGCCGATTGTCACCCGAAGGGCTACGCGTCAGTCCGGTGCGCCTGTGGAGACTTTGGCCACGAAGGTGGCGGCATTGGGGAGAAAGGGCAGAAAGTCGGCCCAGAGCTTGGGGCGCATTTCGCGCGAGCTGATGCGCCTGCAGGATACCAACGAGTTTGCGCATATTGACACCCGGCCGGTCAAGTACACGGTCTGGAGCAATGGCAAGTATGTGGACGTGGATCCTGCCGCTGAGCCGCCCCGcaagaagaccaaggtgGACGAGAAACCCAAGACCGAGACGAGCAAGGAGCGCGCGACCACGGAGCCGTCCGAGCCCGTCCGGCCTCCCGTCAAGCAGCGTCGCGTCAAGCAATGGCACAGGAAGGGCCTGTACGCAGGACAAGAAACACCCACCGATATCACCCAGGGCTTGACAAcccaggagaagaagcagctgGCTCAGATCCCAGAGCTTTTGAAGCCCGTCAAGGCCAACAAGACGCTTCCTCTGCCCATGTACAACGGCCTCCGCATGCTCATCCACGGGCGCGACTTCAAACTGCCCTTTGATGTGtgcaacccccttcctccaggGCAACCAAAGCCACCGGCGTACCGGACCATCGCGAAGA ATCGGTTTGTTGGCGATGCGGCGGCGTACTGGAAAAAGTCGCCCCATTTCGAGGATTTCTCGTCCAAATGCGTCTGCAAGCCCGAAGATGGCTGCGCCGAGGATTGCCAGAACCGCATCATGCTCTACGAGTGTGACGACACCAACTGCAACGCCGGCAGAGAATTCTGTCAAAACCGTGCCTTCCAGGATCTCCAGGAGAGAACCAAGAAGGGCGGCCGGTTCCGCGTAGGTGTCGAGGTTCTCAAGACCTCGGATCGTGGCTACGGCGTCCGGAGCACCAGGTGCTTTGAGCCCAACCAGATCATCATGGAGTACACTGGTGAGATcatcaccgaggaggagtgCGAGCGTCGGATGAACGAAAAGTACAAGGACAACGAG TGCTACTATCTCATGTCGTTCGACCAAAACATGATCATCGATGCTACTACTGGCAGCATGGCCCGGTTCGTGAACCACTCGTGCTCACCTAACTGCCGGATGATAAAATGGATCGTCTCGGGCCAGCCCCGCATGGCTCTCTTTGCCGGCGACAAGCCCATCATGACGGGCGATGAGCTCACGTACGACTACAACTTTGACCCCTTCTCCGCTAAGAACGTGCAGAAGTGCCTGTGTGGTAGCGCGAACTGCAGAGGCGTGCTGGGTCCCAAGCCGAAGGAGGTCAAGCCGCCAAAGCCGgtgaagcaggagaagaagacggccCGAGGCTCGATCAAGGCCGGCAAGCGGAAGCTCAAGGAGCTTTTGGTCggagccgaggatgaggcgaGCGGCGGGAACGCTGCTAAGAAACGCAAGGTTCAACCTGCGGCCGGGGTGAAGAAAACGCTCACGGCCACCGCCAAAGGCGCTGCAAAGACCGCGGCTGCCAAAGGGAAAGGTCTTGCAAGGGGCGTTTCCAAGTCGGCTTCTACGGCTATCAAAAGGAGCGTTTCGGGCACAATCTCTCTCGGGGCGAGCGCGCTCAAGTCCACCAAGGGAGCCggggtgaagaagacgaccACGACAACTCAGCGAAAGGTGACGAGCGTGGGTCTGACCAAGACGTTTGGGAAGAGAGGCGTCAAgaccacgaccacgacgaAGATCAAGCTCTCGGCCAAGAGCACGAGCAGCAAGGCTACCATCGTGGCTGCCGGTCCGAAGCCTACCCCCAAGAAACCGGCTGCGGGCGCGAAGGGGTCGACtccgg cttcggcttcggccgcCTCGGCGAGGAAGCGCACGCCATCGAGGAAGGCGCTTGAAGCCAGCACCCCCGACGCGGGTAACACCCCTGTCAAGGGCACGTCTGCTTCTTCAGACGTGAAGGCGAAGGTTGccacgacgaccacgacgacTGCGGCAGTGAAGCTCAAGCAGACGAAGATCAAGTTCGTTCCGAAAGCAAacgctgttgctgctgccgagtAG